Genomic window (Cryptococcus neoformans var. grubii H99 chromosome 9, complete sequence):
aaaaaggaaaacCACGTTGGTTGGGGCAATTGTATGCATGGTAGACGTGAGACTATGAAGATGGACaacacttcttcctcaactttgCAAGATAGATGTGCCACATGCAAAGAACAAAGCGAATTCTCTTGCGGTGTGGTTTTCATTCGTGCGTAGCTCGAAGCGACGATATGGTTATCACTGCCGGAACCCCACGCAACAtgcttcctttcttcctacGGGCGGACCACTGCATTTGCTGCTTAATCGGCTAGCATAGCCTTGTCAAATACAGCCTGTAAAACTGCGAACGCTGTCGTCCATGCTTAGCGGCCTGATACCTTTATGTCGTCGCAATCCATTATATTTGCACCTTAAAACGCGTTGCTTCTATATAAACGTAGCTTCACTCTGTGACTGGGATTAGTATGGGCATTTCACTATGCTTATATAAAGTAGGCAATAGATGACGGTGGATGGTCAAAGGACTCACTTGTCCCGGACGATCTCCAACTCCGTCTCCTCATCGTCCGCGTCGCCTTTAGGCTTTCCACCACCGTACAGACGTGCCTCGCCCACAGCCGTCCAGGACGCGATATCCCACCGAGCCCAGCCCCATGTCTCCTTTATCTGTGAAGACAATTAGCGTCggcatcttccttccttctccaaccaGAGCAGATATCTGCACATGCGCTTACCTCTGGCTTCTTATGAGGGGCAACAACTATCAGCCAACGCGCTTTTCCACTCAATTCATAAAGCAGAGCAAACAATTCTGAGGGATTGGTCACTAGGTGAAGAGCGAAAgagcagatgatgatgtcccAAATTGGCTCCGGGTTATTGTAGGGATCGCCAGACCTGGAGGAAGTCTCCGCACTTATAGGTGGCAGAAGGCCTTGAGCAAGATCCGTAAAAGATAAAGAATGGCAGAACCTAGAAGTACGTTCTTTGTAAGCAGGGGAAGTATACTACAAATGAAATATCAGCACCAATAATTCATGTTCACGCGGTTTTATTGGTGAAGAATCAAAAATACGTACAGGGTCTGTGGCAATAACGTCAATTTCGAAACCTTCGGGCAATCTGGGTGGAATCATGCTCCCGAACacttgttttcttttggaGTTGCCTTTGGCAGACGCTGTTGGTTTGCGAGGAACAACAGGGCGACGGACGTTGGGAGGGACAAATGCTTGTCGAGCTGGTGCAGATAAAGCAGTCGAGCGTAAGATGGCTAAGGGGTCGGGAACGGACAAGTTCGGTTGTGAAGCAGACGAAGTAGCCTCTGCAGAGGCGTTGGTTGAACCTGTTCTCACCCATTCAAGCAAGCATAGGGTCCCTTCCCCACTACAATCAATCTATTAGCTCATTCATGCACACTAGTCGGTGCAACTTACCTTCCAGCAGCCATATCGAGCACTTTCAAGTTTTTCTTGtcccccttttcctcttgaGAGAACATATCTCGTCCCTCTGCTTCCCACCATCGATTCATAAATGTCCATATAACCTATAATGCTTAGCACATAGCATTCTACCAGGAATCATAATCAACACGAGCTTGCACTCACTTTTTTAATACCAGAATAGAAAGGGTTGCGATATGTTGCTGCCACTTTTCGATAGTACTACAACTGAAGTCAATATAGTTTCCTGTAGACTTTAAAGGTATACGGCGTAGACTTTGAGGGTATACAGGCCCATAGTGACGATCAGATGTTCGTTCACAATGGAAAAATGGGGTCAACAAAAGTAAATAATGCTTACCTCGTCAACGCCATGTTCGTTGTAATTGTCACGCATGGCATGTGAGAGATTTCCATGTACCGCCTCCATCGCTCTCTATTTCTTCGTGTTGTCGGCCTTTTAGAATGCCAAAAGTTTGGTTCCTGTTTAAAAGTTCACGAAGGATCATACAATGTGATCATATACAGTAGCAATTTCATTTCGCACCGCCGACCATATAGCTGCTAACTTTTTATCGTGGGGGGGGGCCCTTTGCGAGATTTTATTTGGTTGCGGTTAATCGTAACTTCCGTCTGGCTGGAATTTCGAATTCAACAGCGTCCATCCATGGTCAGTGAAGAGACTGAGATCCGATCGTGAAGCATGGAGTACTGATACATTACGCAAGCCCAAAAAAGCATGAGTGATTACAATGATTAAAAATACGGTCTACACAGGCGCAGCTTCACTATAAACACCCCCATCTTGTAACGACTTCCGCCGCGGCCGTACGGATACTGATTACAACCCCATCGTGGGcaactccttcttcctcctgccaATCAAATTCTTCACATCAATCATATTAGCCAGACAATCTGGAAATTCCTTTTGAATTTTCTCCAAGACCTTCCTAGTAGGTGTTCCCTTATTCACCTCCTTGTAGATTAACTCCTTGACTTGTGGAGTAATAGTCTTGTGTCGGACTTTAGGGTTGTCTTTGGGTAATATTGGTGGGTGATTATGAATGTTCACAAGATCAGACATGGGAACATAGTCccacttctccttctcatcgTGATATCGGTGCGGCTTGTAATTTTCATCCCGTATTGTCACCCTCCAGTTGCAACCGGTCTTGCctgttctctttcctctttgccTTACTTCATCATGAGCAGGACCTCTGGTGCATCTGTATTTCCCTCCCTTGACACAAGCCATGGTGATGACATGGCGATATACATCAGAATGAGTGATGGTCACGTCAAAGTTGTTGGCGAGAGCGTAGGCTCGGATGgcctcttccgcttcttctcgagaAAGCCAAGGACCATGGGGAGGGCTAGGGGCGACAAGGGTAGTTCCAGAATCAGGCGatgcggaagaagaggccTGAACAAGGACAGAAAATGGTGGTTCAGCATTGGTAGAGGCGGCATGCACTAGAGTAGATGGACCAGCAACGGCGTTGTTGGAGGATTCGCCGGTTGGCGAGGGGCTTGCTATGTCGGCCAAAGCCTCAACAGCAGGAGAATCCACAGATGTGCTTTCTTGCGGCACAGGGTCACTGGCAGTGATAGCTGCTTGCAGAGTGGAAGGACCTTGGCCGTTGCTGCCGTTGTCAGATTCCTTTTCAACGGAAAGGGTAACTGCTTGGTCAACTACGGCCTCGTTCTCATCCATCAAGGCGGGATCGATGATAGGCTCTTCGGCGGCGGCGAGAGTGGGCACCGTCGCCGGCATGCTTGGAGACAGTCGCGTAAATCTGTGTGGAGGTTAGCAATGGCGCGTCAGACGTGGTGCCGCTTCATGGGCAACTCACGCCTTGATATGTGAAAATTTGATGTTTTCCCACAGCCGACAGACGTGGACAGTGGTATGAGATTATGAGGATACCAGGAAGGATGGACACAAAGGTACTGGCTGGGTTTTATATGCGTATTGTGGGCCGAATGTGTCCTTGCTGGAATAATAGCTGGTGGAAAGCGAAGAACGAGCACGGTTTGGGACACCCCACCAGAACTGAGGTGGCAAGGGAAGATAACTATTTTACGTAACACACACCTCGGGTCATATTTGGACGCGTCTGTTGCGAGTGTTTTTACTGGCTGGAcgcgtcttcttcgccttgtTGTTCGACGTGCTCAATTTACAGTTCAGCTACTCAGCAATGTCCACTCCTATTGACCCTGTAAACCTGGAGCCTGTTCCTCCATTGAGGAATTCTTATGTCTTCCACTCGGCTCTTCCCGCTGCAGAGCGAACTTCGGGGGAGGGCTGGATCATGGGTATCGATGAAGCAGGTCGAGGTCGTGAGTCGGATACTTGCCTTCAATATGGAGTATACAAAGCTAACAAAGCTTCTGCTAGCTGTACTTGGTATGACAATTGGATAAATTGCCTGCCGCCGCTTGCTGATACTGCCTAGGACCGATGGTATATGCCGCAGCTTATTGCCCTTTGTCATTTAAATCTATCTTGGAGAGCATTGGCTTCGACGGTGAGCAAGATGGTACCTAGGAGACCGGGATATTGATGATCATCAGACTCTAAGGCGCTATCCGCTGAAACTCGGCAGACCCTCTGGAAGTCTTTTGACGtccatcctcctttgtGTTATTCTTCGTCAACTTTATCGCCTCAAGACATTTCATCCAACATGCTCCGTAAAGTTCCCATAAATCTCAATAGACAAGCAGAGGTAATCGACATCTTTTATAAAGCATAGAGCATCCCTGACAATGATGCTAGGATGCTACAGTGGACCTGATCCAAACAGCCTTAAATAGAGGCATCAACGTGACCGAGGCGAGTTTTTCCTGCTCTTTGGAGGCGTCTTGTTGGTTGACGATATCTCTCAAGTGTTACGTTGATGCCCTTGGCCCTGCCCCTCAATGGCAAGCCAGACTTACTGCGATATTCCCTACTATCAAATTTACGGTTTGCCCCAAAGCTGACAGTCTATTCAAAATCGTTGGTGCTGCATCGATTGTGGCCAAGGTCACAAGAGATAGATATGTCCATGGCTGGGTTGATCCTGAGGATGTCGTCCATGGGTTCGTCTCTTCCACCGATCGCAAACCCGGTGCTCACCTGCTTGAACAGAGCTACCGATATCAAGTCacaagacgaagaggaagttaTAAGAGGCAGCGGTTATCCATCCGATCCGAAGACCCAAGCATATCTTAAGGAATCCATAGATCCGGTTTTTGGCTACAAGGGCATTGTCAGATTTTCATGGGCAACTGTCAAAGTCCTCCTCGATAAACAAGGTGTGGAAAGCAAATGGTCAGCTTGAGTATCATACAATTGACTTTTGATTATGACTCTGACTTTCACATGCAGGATTGATGACACTACGCAACGCTCAGCAGCAAATTGGTTCTCGGCTGATGCGGATAACGAGCGGCCGAAGGTTTGGAGAGATCTGGGTGTTTCTTCTGTAGGCGAGCTTTGAGAAGACAGTAGACGGTGACAGGCATTGTTTCCAACACTTTGTACAATAGGCTATGCATACCATGATACACCAAAAACGCATCTAGAcaacctttccatctctcaacTTGC
Coding sequences:
- a CDS encoding ribonuclease HII, variant, translating into MSTPIDPVNLEPVPPLRNSYVFHSALPAAERTSGEGWIMGIDEAGRGPVLGPMVYAAAYCPLSFKSILESIGFDDSKALSAETRQTLWKSFDVHPPLCYSSSTLSPQDISSNMLRKVPINLNRQAEDATVDLIQTALNRGINVTECYVDALGPAPQWQARLTAIFPTIKFTVCPKADSLFKIVGAASIVAKVTRDRYVHGWVDPEDVVHGATDIKSQDEEEVIRGSGYPSDPKTQAYLKESIDPVFGYKGIVRFSWATVKVLLDKQGVESKWIDDTTQRSAANWFSADADNERPKVWRDLGVSSVGEL